The segment AGCGTTTCTCGGTTTTCCCTGGCGCAATACCGTGTATTCCAAAACGCAAATCGATCCGGTAGTTAGTTTCCGCAACTCGCAGGGCGAGCAGGTGCGGGGCACGATTGTCAATCTCCAGAGAAAGTCCCTGGTGATGGAGATCTACAACCCGTATTCGATCGTGCAGGTCAGTGAGGTGCTGAGCGAACTCAGCGTCCGCATGGGCTCGAAGAATGCCTACCTCGGCAAGGCCGTGGTCATGAGCCTGGTGAACACCGGCCTGACCGCGGTGGTGTCGCTGACGCTGATCGACGAGTGGCTGGAGCTGAGCAACCTGGACAACGAGCCCAAGTCGGTCGCGCGCGAGTCGCAGCGGTTCGTGCAGGACTGGAATGAGCGCTTCAATATCCGGCCCGACTACCAGATCGTGGTCAATGAAATGCGCGCGTTCCTGTCCGAGGTGTCGCGCTGGGTGGAGCAGGTCGACATGACCAGCACGCTGCCCAAGGAAGGCGATACGCTGCGCATGGACGTGTTCGAGGAGCTGGCCACCCCGATCGCACTGAAGATCCGCGAATATTCCGCGCGGCTCGACGGCGAAGCCGCGCACGTGCCGGAAGAAGACACCGTGATGCACCGCACCTTCACGCAGGCGGCGCTGCATCCCTTGCTGCTGCGCTCACCGTTCGTGTTCCGGACCTATACCAAGCCGCTCGGCTATGCCGGCGACTACGAAATGGTCAACCAGATCCTGTCGGATCCGCGCCAGGGCCCCAGCACCTACTTCCAGATCGTCAACGCAACCTTCCTGCAGTCGTCCGTGGCCGCTGCCCACCGCAACCGCATCAACCTGCTGGTCGATTTCCTGGTGCGCATGGCCGAGCAGGCCCGGGCCGCGGGCAAGCCGTTCCGGCTGCTCAACGTGGGCTGTGGCCCGGCGGTCGAGATCAACCGCTTCATTACCGAATACCCCGAGCCGCACTGGCTGTCGTTCCAGCTGCTCGACTTCAGCCAGGAAACGCTGGACTACGCGCGCGGGCGCATCGAAGAGAGCTGCCGCAAGGCCAATGCGAAGGTCGAGGTGGAATATGTCCACCACTCGGTGCATGAACTGCTCAAGCGCCGGATCGACCACGATCCGTCGCTGCGCGAGTTCGACGGGGTCTACTGCGCCGGCCTGTTCGACTACCTGTCCGACCGCGTCTGCGCGCGCCTGCTGAGCTATTTCTCCACGCGCACCCATCCCGAGGGGCGCATCCTGGCCACCAACGTCCACGTCGACAACCCGGAACGGTACAGCATGGAACATATGCTGGAGTGGTACCTGATCTACCGCGATGAGGCCGGCATGCAGTCTTTGCTGCCGGCCAATACGCGCGACGGCCGCACCTACGTCGACCCGACCGGCGTCAACGTGTTTGTGGAAGCGATCGTGACTGATCCGGCCAAGGCCTGACCACCATGCTGAAACGGACTGCGAGCAGGTATTCCCCGTACGAGGCTGACCTGCGCGAGTTTCGCCTGGTCTCGAGCCGGGCCGGCGCGCTGACGGCCATCGTGCTGGTGATGGCCGGCGTCGGGCTCGACTACGGGATCTATCCCAGCCACCAGCTGCAGTTCTTTGTCGCCCGCCTGGTGGTCTCGGTCCTGATCGGGCTGATCTTCCTGCTGCTGGCCAACCAGGCCGGCCGGCGCTTCGTGCAGCCGCTCACGCTGGCCTGGCTGCTGCTGCTGCCGCAGATGATGATCACATGGATGATCGC is part of the Cupriavidus necator genome and harbors:
- a CDS encoding class I SAM-dependent methyltransferase codes for the protein MYSKTQIDPVVSFRNSQGEQVRGTIVNLQRKSLVMEIYNPYSIVQVSEVLSELSVRMGSKNAYLGKAVVMSLVNTGLTAVVSLTLIDEWLELSNLDNEPKSVARESQRFVQDWNERFNIRPDYQIVVNEMRAFLSEVSRWVEQVDMTSTLPKEGDTLRMDVFEELATPIALKIREYSARLDGEAAHVPEEDTVMHRTFTQAALHPLLLRSPFVFRTYTKPLGYAGDYEMVNQILSDPRQGPSTYFQIVNATFLQSSVAAAHRNRINLLVDFLVRMAEQARAAGKPFRLLNVGCGPAVEINRFITEYPEPHWLSFQLLDFSQETLDYARGRIEESCRKANAKVEVEYVHHSVHELLKRRIDHDPSLREFDGVYCAGLFDYLSDRVCARLLSYFSTRTHPEGRILATNVHVDNPERYSMEHMLEWYLIYRDEAGMQSLLPANTRDGRTYVDPTGVNVFVEAIVTDPAKA